The following are encoded in a window of Trichomycterus rosablanca isolate fTriRos1 chromosome 13, fTriRos1.hap1, whole genome shotgun sequence genomic DNA:
- the kcnk13a gene encoding potassium channel subfamily K member 13a produces the protein MMACRGSCWCLGFGAPSEDTARFAMLALLIMLYLVCGAAVFSALERPEEEQAKGRWARNFEQFSRKHNVSRKDLEEFLRAYEEATGAGIRVDRPRARWDFPGAFYFVGTVVSTIGFGMTTPATVGGKIFLIFYGLIGCAATILFFNLFLERIITVLAFVLKSCYEVQHRRKGVLPHDSRHESSHTRQHDEDSLAGWKPSVYCVMLILCVAALIISCCASAMYSSMEGWGYLDSLYFCFVAFSTIGFGDMVSGQRATYENQTLYSLGNFFFILTGACCIYSLFNVISIVIKQVLNWLLKKLEIPCRHCPGRNLRPGRNAVMPGHFRTRVRNISIDTDAVNDSETDGRRMSGEMISMRDFLAANKVNLAIMQKQLSETANGYPRPPGSVNRHNEFSGGVGALGIMNNRLAETSVDR, from the exons ATGATGGCATGTCGAGGCTCATGCTGGTGTTTGGGTTTTGGTGCCCCGAGCGAGGACACGGCACGCTTTGCTATGCTCGCACTGCTCATCATGCTGTACCTGGTGTGTGGGGCTGCTGTATTCTCGGCACTCGAGCGACCAGAGGAGGAGCAGGCCAAGGGTCGATGGGCTCGCAATTTCGAGCAGTTCAGCCGCAAGCACAACGTAAGCCGAAAGGATCTGGAGGAGTTTCTGCGTGCCTACGAGGAGGCTACAGGGGCTGGGATCCGTGTGGACAGACCAAGGGCTCGCTGGGATTTCCCAGGAGCTTTTTACTTTGTGGGCACTGTTGTGTCCACTATTG GATTTGGGATGACCACACCGGCCACAGTGGGTGGCAAAATCTTCCTGATCTTTTACGGACTAATAGGCTGTGCAGCCACCATCCTGTTTTTCAACCTGTTTTTAGAGAGAATTATAACTGTCCTGGCGTTTGTACTGAAGTCCTGCTACGAGGTCCAGCATCGGCGCAAAGGAGTGCTACCTCATGACAGCAGACATGAGTCCAGTCACACGAGACAGCATGATGAGGACAGCCTGGCAGGGTGGAAGCCATCGGTTTACTGTGTGATGCTGATTCTCTGTGTGGCAGCTTTAATCATATCCTGCTGTGCTTCAGCCATGTACTCGTCTATGGAGGGATGGGGCTACCTGGACTCTCTGTACTTCTGCTTTGTAGCATTTAGCACCATCGGCTTTGGGGACATGGTGAGCGGCCAGCGCGCCACCTATGAAAATCAGACACTTTACAGCCTGGGcaatttctttttcattttgacTGGAGCTTGCTGCATTTACTCGCTCTTCAATGTTATTTCTATAGTCATCAAACAGGTTCTAAACTGGCTTCTAAAGAAGCTAGAAATCCCATGTCGACACTGTCCTGGGAGAAACCTTCGGCCAGGCAGAAATGCAGTGATGCCTGGACACTTTCGTACACGCGTGAGGAACATATCTATAGACACGGATGCTGTGAACGATAGTGAAACGGATGGGCGCAGGATGTCTGGGGAAATGATCTCCATGAGGGACTTCTTGGCTGCTAATAAGGTCAACCTGGCTATCATGCAAAAGCAATTATCTGAGACAGCCAATGGCTATCCAAGACCGCCTGGCTCTGTTAACCGTCATAATGAATTCTCTGGTGGAGTTGGAGCTCTGGGTATTATGAACAACAGATTGGCTGAGACCAGTGTGGACAGATAA